In one window of Nocardia brasiliensis DNA:
- a CDS encoding penicillin-binding transpeptidase domain-containing protein, which produces MRKSLLVTLSVTVLTLSAAGCGSGPQGPTPVADDFVAAFAEHDPSAAARFTNQPEKATAALSSAWEKLQAEGLVARTGSARVSGDTATVDYTYEWRLPKDRTWRYTGQLQMGRSEGRWRVRWTSSNIHPKLGDTQTLALRANPAPRARVNEQAGSDVLVPGKVSRVVFTAANAPDPGAVAGALAAALSRFDPRLTAEAIRTGATSTTGAYTVTMLNENEFDQVSTDLIGLPGVRLTSEWDLVPTDRDFAPDLLAQVRKTVIAEVDGKAGWSVVTMNANGVDTDVLTETPSQPAPSFSLSVDRNVQNAAQRAVDLRPDQTMMVVLRPSTGAILAIAQNKAADRDGPVATIGQYPPGSVFKTVTAAAAMSTGIATPDTVLPCPSRITIGERMIPNYNLFTVGDVPMITAYERSCNTSFATIASRLPGTALHNAAMKFGIGPGYAIAGLPTFTGSVPPADELVQRTEDGIGQGKVVVSPFGMALMAATIAHGSLPVPYLIAGRPTTVEGGGDAPDPQVIAGLRAMMRRVVTGGTAERIADQGEVYGKTGEAEVEGGSHSWFVGYRGDMAFATLLVKGGSSDNAVAVTRDMFAALPGGY; this is translated from the coding sequence TTGCGGAAATCGCTGCTCGTCACGCTGAGCGTCACGGTGCTCACGCTGTCCGCTGCCGGATGCGGCAGTGGCCCGCAGGGCCCGACGCCCGTCGCCGACGACTTCGTCGCTGCCTTCGCCGAGCACGATCCCTCGGCCGCGGCCAGATTCACCAACCAGCCCGAAAAGGCTACTGCCGCACTGAGTTCCGCGTGGGAGAAGCTACAGGCGGAGGGGCTGGTCGCGCGCACCGGATCGGCGCGGGTCAGCGGCGATACCGCGACCGTCGACTACACCTACGAGTGGCGCCTGCCCAAGGACCGGACCTGGCGCTACACCGGCCAGCTGCAGATGGGGCGCAGCGAGGGACGCTGGCGGGTGCGCTGGACCTCGTCCAACATCCACCCGAAGCTCGGCGACACCCAGACCCTCGCCTTGCGCGCCAACCCGGCGCCGCGGGCCAGGGTGAACGAGCAGGCAGGCAGCGATGTGCTGGTGCCGGGCAAGGTGTCGCGGGTCGTGTTCACCGCCGCGAACGCGCCCGACCCGGGCGCGGTGGCGGGCGCACTCGCGGCCGCGCTGAGCCGGTTCGATCCGCGGCTCACCGCCGAGGCCATCCGGACCGGCGCCACCTCGACCACGGGCGCCTATACCGTCACGATGCTCAACGAGAACGAATTCGACCAGGTGAGTACCGATCTCATCGGGTTGCCCGGCGTGCGCCTCACCTCCGAATGGGATCTGGTGCCCACCGACCGCGACTTCGCGCCCGATCTGCTCGCGCAGGTGCGCAAGACGGTGATCGCGGAGGTGGACGGCAAGGCGGGCTGGTCGGTGGTCACGATGAACGCCAACGGTGTCGATACCGATGTGCTCACCGAGACGCCGTCGCAACCGGCGCCGTCGTTCTCGCTCAGCGTCGACCGCAACGTGCAGAATGCCGCGCAACGCGCCGTCGACCTGCGGCCGGACCAGACGATGATGGTGGTGCTTCGCCCCTCCACCGGTGCGATCCTGGCGATCGCGCAGAACAAGGCGGCCGATCGGGACGGCCCGGTGGCGACCATCGGCCAGTACCCGCCCGGTTCGGTGTTCAAGACCGTCACCGCGGCCGCGGCGATGTCGACCGGGATCGCGACGCCGGACACGGTGCTGCCCTGCCCGAGCCGAATCACCATCGGGGAACGCATGATTCCCAATTACAATCTCTTCACCGTCGGCGACGTCCCGATGATCACCGCGTACGAGCGGTCGTGCAACACCTCGTTCGCCACCATTGCCAGCCGGTTGCCCGGCACCGCGCTGCACAACGCCGCCATGAAATTCGGCATCGGCCCCGGCTACGCGATCGCGGGCTTGCCGACCTTCACCGGTTCGGTGCCGCCCGCGGACGAGCTGGTGCAGCGCACCGAGGACGGCATCGGTCAGGGCAAGGTGGTGGTCAGCCCGTTCGGGATGGCGTTGATGGCGGCGACGATCGCGCACGGCTCGCTGCCGGTGCCGTACCTGATCGCCGGCCGCCCGACGACGGTCGAGGGCGGCGGGGACGCGCCGGACCCGCAGGTGATCGCGGGGTTGCGGGCGATGATGCGCCGGGTGGTCACCGGCGGCACGGCCGAGCGGATCGCCGATCAGGGCGAGGTGTACGGCAA
- a CDS encoding GNAT family N-acetyltransferase, with translation MRSLLEPTRRAKYVPARQLANRDLAQVLRVLDADPVASCMVAARLQEFGLDAARCGQGELWSRGGPSESLCFSGANLVPLRGDQEALRAFADRAVRWPRIASSVVGRRELALPLWEMLADHWGPERELRGEQPLLALAQPPLATPDPNVRRVRPDEIERYLGAAIAMFIEEVGVDPRAGDGGRGYRRRIQSLIESGRAWARFEDGEVVFKAEVGALSRRTGQIQGVWVHPEHRGHGLGTAGTAAIANAVVATGRTASLYVNDYNAIARRAYSRVGFRQIATFSTILLD, from the coding sequence GTGCGGAGTCTGCTGGAGCCGACGCGAAGGGCGAAATACGTCCCCGCGCGGCAGCTCGCGAATCGGGACCTGGCGCAGGTCCTTCGAGTTCTGGACGCCGATCCGGTGGCCTCGTGTATGGTCGCGGCCCGGCTCCAGGAATTCGGCCTCGATGCCGCGCGCTGCGGGCAGGGTGAATTGTGGAGTCGCGGCGGACCGTCCGAATCGCTGTGTTTCTCCGGCGCGAATCTGGTGCCGTTGCGCGGGGACCAGGAGGCGTTACGCGCCTTCGCCGATCGGGCCGTGCGCTGGCCTCGAATAGCGTCCTCGGTGGTCGGGCGGCGGGAATTGGCGTTGCCGCTGTGGGAAATGCTGGCCGACCATTGGGGTCCGGAACGCGAATTACGCGGCGAACAACCATTGCTCGCGCTCGCCCAACCTCCCTTGGCGACACCCGATCCGAACGTCCGCCGGGTGCGCCCGGACGAAATAGAGCGATATCTCGGCGCCGCGATCGCGATGTTCATCGAAGAGGTCGGCGTCGACCCGCGCGCGGGTGACGGCGGGCGCGGATATCGGCGGCGCATCCAGAGCCTGATCGAATCCGGCCGTGCCTGGGCACGTTTCGAGGACGGCGAGGTCGTGTTCAAGGCGGAGGTGGGGGCGCTGTCCCGGCGCACCGGTCAGATCCAGGGCGTCTGGGTGCATCCGGAACATCGAGGTCACGGCCTCGGCACCGCGGGGACCGCGGCCATCGCGAACGCCGTCGTCGCCACCGGGCGGACCGCGAGCCTGTACGTCAACGACTACAACGCGATCGCCAGGCGCGCCTACAGCCGCGTCGGATTCCGGCAGATCGCCACGTTCTCCACCATCCTGCTCGACTGA
- the ispG gene encoding flavodoxin-dependent (E)-4-hydroxy-3-methylbut-2-enyl-diphosphate synthase: MTSTIGLGMPAAPAAVLAPRRKTRQLMVGNVGVGSDHPISVQSMTTTKTHDINATLQQIAELTASGCDIVRVACPRQEDADALATIARKSQIPVIADIHFQPRYIFAAIDAGCAAVRVNPGNIKEFDGRVGEVAKAAGAAGIPIRIGVNAGSLDKRMLEKYGKATPEALVESALWEASLFEEHGFGDIKISVKHNDPVVMVEAYRQLAARSDYPLHLGVTEAGPAFQGTIKSAVAFGALLSEGIGDTIRVSLSAPPAEEIKVGGQILQSLNLRPRKLEIVSCPSCGRAQVDVYTLANEVSAGLEGMEVPLRVAVMGCVVNGPGEAREADLGVASGNGKGQIFVKGEVIKTVPEAQIVETLIEEAMRIAEEMGENTDSGAPVVTVG; encoded by the coding sequence GTGACCAGCACAATCGGATTGGGGATGCCCGCCGCGCCCGCGGCCGTTCTCGCTCCTCGACGCAAGACCCGCCAATTGATGGTGGGCAATGTCGGAGTGGGCAGCGATCACCCGATCTCCGTGCAGTCGATGACCACCACCAAGACCCACGACATCAACGCCACTCTGCAGCAGATCGCGGAGCTCACCGCTTCGGGCTGCGACATCGTGCGGGTGGCCTGTCCGCGTCAGGAAGACGCGGACGCGCTGGCGACGATCGCGCGCAAGAGCCAGATCCCGGTCATCGCCGACATCCACTTCCAGCCCCGCTACATCTTCGCCGCGATCGATGCCGGCTGCGCCGCGGTGCGCGTGAATCCCGGCAACATCAAGGAATTCGACGGCCGGGTCGGCGAGGTCGCCAAGGCGGCGGGCGCCGCGGGCATCCCGATCCGGATCGGCGTCAACGCCGGTTCGCTGGACAAGCGGATGCTGGAGAAGTACGGCAAGGCCACCCCGGAGGCGCTGGTCGAGTCCGCGCTGTGGGAGGCGAGCCTGTTCGAGGAGCACGGCTTCGGCGACATCAAGATCTCGGTCAAGCACAACGACCCGGTGGTCATGGTGGAGGCCTACCGGCAGCTGGCCGCGCGCAGCGACTACCCGCTGCATCTCGGCGTGACCGAGGCGGGCCCGGCGTTCCAGGGCACGATCAAGTCCGCGGTGGCCTTCGGCGCGCTGCTGTCGGAGGGCATCGGCGACACCATCCGGGTCTCGCTGTCCGCGCCGCCCGCCGAGGAGATCAAGGTCGGTGGACAGATCTTGCAGTCGCTGAATCTGCGGCCGCGCAAGCTCGAGATCGTGTCCTGCCCGTCCTGCGGCCGGGCCCAGGTCGACGTGTACACCCTGGCCAACGAGGTGTCCGCCGGGCTGGAGGGCATGGAGGTACCGCTGCGGGTGGCCGTGATGGGTTGTGTCGTCAACGGACCCGGCGAGGCCCGCGAGGCCGACCTCGGTGTGGCCTCGGGCAACGGCAAGGGCCAGATCTTCGTGAAGGGCGAGGTCATCAAGACCGTGCCGGAGGCACAGATCGTCGAGACCCTGATCGAAGAGGCCATGCGGATCGCCGAGGAAATGGGCGAGAACACCGATTCGGGCGCGCCCGTGGTCACGGTCGGCTAA
- a CDS encoding M50 family metallopeptidase, with translation MVFALGFVLFALGITISIALHECGHMWTAQATGMKVRRYFIGFGPKIFSFRRGETEYGLKALPLGGFCDIAGMTALDELQPEEVERAMYRQATWKRMVVMSGGIAMNFVLGYILVVVLAVGWGLPQFDQPPATALGAMSCVPQQNPDGSTQPCTGTGPAQRAGLQRGDVVTAVNGVSVKTWKEFQSETQKQSGPFTYTVDRDGQSLTISVTPERVMRYPEGGGAGREVSAVGVGADFYGPVQYNVLAAIPAAGVFTGDMFVRTFQSLVQLPQKVTALVSAVTGGERDAETPVSVYGASKIGGETAERGLWNVFILVLASLNFFLGAFNILPLLPLDGGHMAVVLYEKIRNTVRGWKGLAPGGPVDYLKLLPVTYVAVVIGGAYMVLTLVADIVNPIKLF, from the coding sequence ATGGTGTTCGCGTTGGGTTTCGTGCTGTTCGCACTAGGCATCACGATTTCGATTGCGCTGCACGAATGCGGGCACATGTGGACCGCCCAGGCCACCGGCATGAAGGTGCGGCGGTACTTCATCGGGTTCGGGCCGAAGATCTTCTCGTTCCGGCGCGGTGAGACCGAGTACGGGCTCAAGGCGCTTCCGCTCGGTGGCTTCTGCGATATCGCGGGCATGACCGCGCTGGACGAGCTGCAGCCCGAAGAGGTCGAGCGCGCGATGTATCGCCAGGCCACCTGGAAGCGGATGGTGGTGATGTCGGGCGGCATCGCGATGAACTTCGTGCTCGGCTACATCCTGGTGGTCGTGCTCGCCGTCGGCTGGGGTCTGCCGCAGTTCGATCAGCCGCCCGCCACCGCGCTGGGCGCGATGAGCTGTGTGCCGCAACAGAATCCGGACGGCAGCACGCAGCCGTGCACCGGCACCGGGCCTGCGCAGCGGGCCGGGCTGCAACGCGGTGACGTGGTGACCGCGGTGAACGGGGTGAGCGTCAAGACGTGGAAGGAATTCCAGTCCGAGACCCAGAAGCAGAGCGGCCCGTTCACCTACACCGTCGATCGTGACGGTCAGAGCCTGACCATCTCGGTGACCCCCGAGCGGGTGATGCGCTACCCCGAGGGCGGCGGCGCGGGGCGTGAGGTCAGTGCCGTCGGTGTCGGCGCGGACTTCTACGGGCCGGTTCAATACAACGTGCTGGCCGCGATCCCGGCCGCGGGCGTGTTCACCGGTGACATGTTCGTACGTACCTTCCAGTCCCTGGTCCAGCTGCCGCAGAAGGTGACCGCGCTGGTGAGCGCGGTGACCGGCGGCGAGCGCGACGCGGAGACACCGGTCAGCGTGTACGGCGCCAGCAAGATCGGCGGCGAGACCGCGGAGCGCGGGCTGTGGAACGTCTTCATCCTGGTGCTGGCGAGCCTGAACTTCTTCCTCGGCGCCTTCAACATCCTGCCGCTGCTGCCGCTCGACGGCGGCCACATGGCGGTGGTCCTCTACGAGAAGATCCGCAACACCGTCCGCGGGTGGAAGGGGCTCGCGCCCGGCGGACCGGTGGACTATCTGAAGTTGTTGCCAGTCACCTATGTGGCGGTCGTGATCGGCGGTGCGTACATGGTGCTCACCCTGGTGGCCGACATCGTCAATCCGATCAAACTGTTCTGA
- the dxr gene encoding 1-deoxy-D-xylulose-5-phosphate reductoisomerase, with translation MSDIVKVLLLGSTGSIGTQALEVIAANPDRFEVVGLAARGGNTELLAQQMAATGTRNVAVADPTAAARLDIELAGPAAVTELVRRTEADVVLNALVGSLGLEPTLATLHSGTRLALANKESLVAGGSLVTRAAAPGQIVPVDSEHSALAQCLRGGRAEEVDRLVLTASGGPFRGWTTEMLESVNPAEAKTHPTWSMGPMNTLNSASLVNKGLELIETHLLFGIPYDRIDVTVHPQSIVHSMVTFTDGSTLAQASPPDMKLPIALALGWPDRVPGAAASCDWGTAATWTFEPVDSAVFPAIDLARQAGEAGGSVTAVYNAANEVAVQAFLDGKIRFPAIVRTVAAAVEAADQWRPEPTSLAEVLAADTWARDFTRARVDPA, from the coding sequence GTGTCCGACATCGTGAAAGTCCTGCTCCTCGGCAGCACCGGATCCATTGGTACCCAAGCGCTCGAGGTGATCGCCGCCAACCCCGACCGGTTCGAGGTGGTCGGGCTGGCCGCTCGTGGCGGCAATACGGAGCTGTTGGCGCAGCAGATGGCGGCCACCGGGACGCGCAATGTCGCGGTCGCGGACCCCACCGCCGCCGCGCGTTTGGACATCGAGCTGGCCGGCCCCGCGGCGGTGACCGAGCTGGTGCGCCGCACCGAAGCCGATGTCGTGCTCAACGCGCTGGTCGGCTCGCTCGGACTGGAACCGACCCTGGCCACCTTGCACTCCGGTACCAGGCTGGCCTTGGCCAACAAGGAATCGCTTGTCGCGGGCGGCTCCCTGGTGACACGGGCGGCGGCGCCCGGCCAGATCGTGCCGGTCGATTCGGAACATTCGGCGCTGGCGCAGTGCCTGCGCGGCGGCCGGGCCGAGGAGGTGGACCGGCTGGTGCTCACCGCATCGGGCGGGCCGTTCCGCGGCTGGACCACCGAGATGCTGGAATCGGTGAATCCGGCTGAGGCCAAAACACATCCGACGTGGTCGATGGGCCCGATGAACACGCTGAACTCCGCCTCGCTGGTGAACAAGGGACTCGAGCTCATCGAGACGCACCTGCTGTTCGGCATCCCGTACGACCGCATCGACGTCACCGTGCACCCGCAGTCGATCGTGCACTCGATGGTCACCTTCACCGACGGCTCCACCCTCGCGCAGGCCAGCCCGCCGGACATGAAGCTGCCGATCGCCCTGGCCCTCGGCTGGCCCGACCGGGTGCCCGGCGCCGCCGCGTCCTGCGACTGGGGCACCGCGGCCACCTGGACCTTCGAGCCGGTGGACAGCGCGGTTTTCCCGGCCATCGATCTGGCCCGTCAGGCGGGCGAGGCGGGCGGCAGCGTCACCGCCGTCTACAACGCCGCCAACGAGGTCGCGGTGCAAGCGTTCCTCGACGGCAAGATCCGCTTCCCCGCGATCGTGCGCACCGTCGCGGCCGCGGTCGAGGCCGCCGACCAGTGGCGCCCCGAACCCACCTCGCTCGCGGAGGTTCTGGCCGCCGATACCTGGGCCCGCGACTTCACCCGCGCCCGTGTCGATCCGGCCTAG
- a CDS encoding DUF2631 domain-containing protein, whose protein sequence is MAATELEPASTERGIVTHVDTAEVPSAAWGWSGESPKTFRIAGWITALILVAMVIGNHKGHVEDIFLIGFAVAIVAILVRDSILKRKPR, encoded by the coding sequence GTGGCCGCCACGGAACTCGAACCCGCCAGCACCGAGCGCGGCATCGTCACTCACGTGGACACCGCCGAGGTTCCCTCCGCCGCCTGGGGTTGGAGCGGCGAGTCGCCCAAGACCTTCCGCATCGCGGGGTGGATCACCGCGCTCATCCTGGTCGCGATGGTGATCGGCAACCACAAGGGACATGTCGAGGACATCTTCCTGATCGGTTTCGCCGTGGCCATCGTCGCCATCCTGGTGCGCGACTCGATCCTCAAGCGCAAGCCCCGGTAA
- a CDS encoding LysR family transcriptional regulator yields the protein MSRFESIDVARLRWFAAVAEELHFARAAKGLNISRQRLSQTVIDLEGELGTKLFVPGAQPTQLTADGAELLAAARELIARAEEAAAVETPAVAPALRVGFVPGVTVSKWTRIWAERFPEIPLETVALPMAAQETALRESQVDLCFVRLPIDRAGMSAIPLYREVPVVVVPKDHAISAFEQVAMADLTGEWMQDATDIDAAADAIELVAAGVGVTVVPHSIARLHARKDVVYRTVTDRAETEIALAWPAARTTELVEEFVGVVRGRSERSSRSPATRAKSPAPQKKVPVKRAGGASAGKAKAAAGKRKPTKRRGR from the coding sequence ATGAGCCGGTTCGAGTCGATTGACGTCGCGCGCCTGCGGTGGTTTGCCGCGGTTGCCGAGGAGTTGCATTTCGCGCGGGCGGCTAAAGGGCTGAATATTTCGCGACAGCGATTGAGCCAGACGGTGATCGATCTGGAGGGCGAACTCGGCACCAAACTGTTCGTGCCCGGCGCGCAACCGACGCAGCTGACGGCCGACGGCGCCGAACTGCTGGCGGCGGCGCGGGAGTTGATCGCGCGGGCCGAGGAGGCGGCGGCGGTCGAGACACCGGCCGTCGCGCCCGCGCTGCGGGTGGGGTTCGTGCCCGGCGTCACGGTGTCGAAGTGGACCAGGATCTGGGCGGAACGGTTCCCGGAGATCCCGTTGGAGACGGTGGCGCTGCCGATGGCGGCACAGGAGACGGCATTGCGGGAGAGCCAGGTCGATCTGTGCTTCGTCCGGCTGCCGATCGATCGTGCCGGGATGAGCGCGATCCCGCTCTATCGCGAGGTGCCGGTCGTCGTGGTGCCGAAGGACCATGCGATCTCGGCGTTCGAGCAGGTGGCGATGGCGGACCTGACGGGGGAGTGGATGCAGGATGCCACCGACATCGATGCGGCCGCCGATGCCATCGAGTTGGTGGCCGCGGGCGTCGGGGTGACGGTGGTGCCGCATTCGATCGCGCGGCTGCACGCCCGCAAGGACGTCGTCTATCGCACGGTGACCGACCGCGCGGAGACCGAGATCGCCCTCGCCTGGCCCGCGGCGCGCACCACGGAGCTGGTGGAGGAGTTCGTCGGGGTGGTGCGCGGCCGCTCCGAACGCAGTTCCCGTTCACCGGCCACACGGGCGAAAAGCCCTGCGCCGCAAAAGAAGGTACCGGTCAAGCGGGCGGGCGGCGCAAGCGCGGGGAAGGCCAAGGCCGCGGCGGGCAAGCGGAAGCCGACGAAGCGGCGCGGGCGCTGA
- a CDS encoding DUF5997 family protein → MSPEPNAQLMKPLTAANKLGIYLPATPESFRNTPLSRADLEALRTDPPQWLTELRRTGPFPRDITARKLGISNSGLSRAGVSDALTADEITALLADPPAWLTRERENYAEVLKENERIATKEAERRAATNRPAKNRF, encoded by the coding sequence GTGAGTCCGGAACCTAACGCGCAGCTGATGAAGCCCCTGACCGCGGCCAACAAGCTCGGCATCTACCTGCCCGCGACACCCGAATCCTTCCGGAACACCCCGCTCTCGCGCGCCGACCTCGAGGCCCTGCGCACCGATCCGCCGCAGTGGCTCACCGAGCTGCGCCGCACCGGTCCCTTCCCGCGCGATATCACCGCCCGCAAACTCGGCATCTCGAATTCGGGACTGTCCCGCGCCGGGGTCTCCGACGCGCTCACCGCCGACGAGATCACCGCCCTGCTCGCCGACCCGCCGGCGTGGCTGACCCGGGAACGCGAGAACTACGCCGAGGTGCTGAAGGAAAACGAGCGCATCGCCACCAAGGAAGCCGAACGCCGCGCCGCCACCAACCGGCCCGCCAAGAACCGCTTCTGA
- a CDS encoding rhodanese-like domain-containing protein, translated as MSAEELLARARANLVRVGPEQADALRTTGALLVDIRPHANRAAEGEIPGAVVVERIVLEWRLDPHGEHRLPELTADTPVVIFCNEGYASSFAARDAQELGIRAATDIVGGFRAWKAAGLPVIEGGSPAVP; from the coding sequence ATGAGCGCCGAAGAACTGCTGGCACGAGCCCGTGCGAACCTGGTTCGCGTCGGTCCCGAACAAGCCGACGCGCTGCGCACGACGGGTGCGCTGCTGGTCGATATCCGGCCGCACGCGAACCGGGCGGCCGAGGGGGAGATCCCCGGCGCGGTCGTGGTCGAGCGCATCGTGCTGGAATGGCGGCTCGACCCGCACGGCGAGCACCGGCTGCCCGAGCTCACCGCGGATACCCCGGTCGTGATCTTCTGCAACGAGGGTTACGCCTCCAGCTTCGCCGCCCGCGACGCGCAAGAACTCGGCATCCGTGCCGCGACGGACATCGTCGGCGGCTTTCGTGCCTGGAAGGCGGCCGGACTACCGGTGATCGAGGGCGGCTCCCCGGCCGTCCCGTAG
- a CDS encoding cysteine dioxygenase, translating into MTTSLPVKLKHAKDLHPDLDLPLLDELVRADRTLWTPDELHELTSVVTRELTVPLLDMVRFDPAQRWWVRLALTMGVELWLLSWMPGQGTEPHDHGGASGAFTVLHGELYEEFAFPNRPVGAAQRRAGSTVAFGPDRAHRLRNLGAHDAATVHAYSPPLRPMREYRTLADVSGA; encoded by the coding sequence GTGACCACGTCACTTCCGGTGAAATTGAAGCACGCCAAAGACCTGCATCCCGACCTCGATCTGCCGCTGCTCGATGAGCTGGTTCGGGCCGATCGCACCCTCTGGACCCCGGATGAGCTGCACGAACTCACCAGCGTGGTGACCAGGGAGCTGACCGTGCCGCTGCTCGACATGGTGCGGTTCGATCCGGCGCAACGCTGGTGGGTGCGGTTGGCGCTGACGATGGGTGTAGAGCTGTGGCTGCTGTCCTGGATGCCGGGGCAGGGCACCGAGCCGCACGATCACGGCGGCGCCTCCGGTGCGTTCACGGTCCTGCACGGCGAACTGTACGAGGAGTTCGCGTTTCCGAACCGCCCGGTGGGCGCCGCGCAGCGCCGTGCGGGGAGCACGGTGGCGTTCGGCCCGGACCGGGCACACCGGCTGCGCAATCTCGGCGCCCACGACGCCGCCACGGTGCACGCTTACTCGCCGCCGCTGCGGCCGATGCGTGAATACCGCACTCTCGCAGATGTTTCCGGCGCATGA
- a CDS encoding inositol monophosphatase family protein — MSDVGSLWKALDEQLLPLLGRYRDNLASLQVDKKADDTLLSEADLATQTAIIQTIQRHYPGSRFVAEEDEAELPSSGDPTWIIDPIDGTSEFVSPDGREFCSVVCLLDAGVPVAAYVLAPELGAGRTPIAIHWSAEVFVNGQPASPLTPAARPRRASVTRSKGSAPRRFEAALADVGCAMKVRTTSQTLDMVRTCLDLTAWTQAPDQQFDLFYRPNQKVWDGAAGIALATAMGRTATDGAGHSPLPLRAPFLAQREPTFAETIAGDPDSVRWFVQTLARSRSS, encoded by the coding sequence TTGAGCGATGTCGGATCGTTGTGGAAGGCGTTGGACGAGCAGCTGCTGCCCTTGCTCGGCCGGTACCGGGACAACCTCGCGTCGCTGCAGGTAGACAAGAAGGCCGACGACACGCTGCTCTCGGAGGCGGATCTCGCTACGCAGACGGCGATCATCCAGACGATCCAGCGCCACTATCCGGGGTCTCGATTCGTCGCGGAGGAGGACGAGGCGGAGTTGCCGAGTTCGGGCGACCCGACCTGGATCATCGACCCGATCGACGGCACCAGCGAATTCGTGTCGCCGGACGGACGTGAATTCTGCAGTGTCGTCTGTCTTCTCGATGCCGGTGTGCCCGTGGCCGCCTACGTGCTCGCACCCGAGCTGGGTGCGGGGCGGACGCCGATCGCGATCCACTGGTCGGCCGAGGTGTTCGTGAACGGGCAGCCCGCCTCGCCGCTGACGCCGGCGGCGCGACCGCGGCGGGCGTCCGTGACGCGAAGCAAAGGCTCGGCGCCCCGGAGATTCGAGGCGGCACTGGCCGATGTCGGGTGTGCGATGAAGGTGCGCACCACCTCCCAGACGCTGGATATGGTGCGCACCTGCCTGGACCTGACCGCGTGGACGCAGGCGCCGGACCAGCAGTTCGACCTGTTCTACCGGCCGAACCAGAAGGTATGGGACGGAGCGGCGGGCATCGCGTTGGCCACGGCCATGGGACGCACGGCGACCGATGGGGCGGGGCACAGCCCACTACCGCTGCGCGCGCCGTTTCTCGCACAGCGCGAGCCGACGTTCGCCGAAACCATTGCGGGCGACCCGGATTCGGTGCGCTGGTTCGTTCAGACATTGGCGCGGTCGCGGAGCAGTTGA
- a CDS encoding SAM-dependent methyltransferase, which yields MSDSRYIPVGVDPYKPNSARAYNYMLGGKDYYEADLEFARRVLSAAPDSRELAQMSRRFLLHGVRVAAESGIEQFIDIGAGIPFSPSVHDTAREIAQAARVVSVDFDPVVHAHATVMLAGTPGDTPMLADLRQPDELLDRLRAEGLIDFTRPVAVLLVGVLHFVMDSEQPAAILARLRDAMAPGSFLVLSHASAASDQGFITQVIAATKGSTSQPAIRTHAEIARYLDGFELLDPGLAPIQDWLADNSPTTRVEILGCLCRKP from the coding sequence GTGTCGGACAGCAGGTACATCCCGGTCGGTGTCGATCCGTACAAGCCGAACTCGGCGCGGGCCTACAACTACATGCTCGGTGGAAAGGACTACTACGAGGCGGATCTGGAGTTCGCGCGGCGGGTGCTCTCGGCCGCGCCGGATTCGCGCGAGTTGGCGCAGATGAGTCGGCGATTCCTCTTACACGGGGTGCGCGTCGCGGCCGAGTCCGGGATCGAGCAGTTCATCGATATCGGTGCGGGTATTCCGTTTTCGCCCTCCGTCCATGACACGGCACGCGAGATCGCGCAGGCGGCGCGGGTGGTCTCGGTGGACTTCGACCCGGTCGTCCATGCGCACGCCACCGTGATGCTCGCGGGTACGCCCGGCGATACGCCGATGCTGGCCGACCTCCGGCAGCCGGACGAACTCCTCGACCGCCTGCGCGCCGAGGGCCTGATCGACTTCACCCGGCCGGTCGCGGTCCTGCTCGTCGGTGTCCTGCACTTCGTCATGGACAGCGAGCAGCCGGCCGCCATCCTCGCCCGGCTCCGCGACGCGATGGCACCCGGCAGTTTCCTTGTGCTCAGCCACGCCTCCGCCGCCTCCGATCAGGGCTTCATCACCCAGGTCATCGCCGCGACCAAGGGCAGCACCTCGCAGCCCGCGATCCGCACGCACGCCGAAATCGCCCGCTACCTGGACGGTTTCGAACTCCTCGACCCCGGCCTCGCCCCGATCCAGGACTGGCTCGCCGACAATTCCCCCACCACCCGCGTGGAAATCCTCGGCTGCCTCTGCCGCAAACCGTGA